A single region of the Agromyces sp. Leaf222 genome encodes:
- a CDS encoding ABC transporter permease — MNFARTFATAGRVLTQIRHDPRTVGLLLVVPSLLIGLVAWIFTDTDVFDDIGPAMIALFPFIVMFLVTSISTLRERRSGTLERLLSMPMGRGDFLLGYALAFGLLAVAQTAIAVSFAVWVCGLDISGSIWLLFAVAVADAVLGTALGLLASAFARTEFQVVQFMPLLVLPQILLCGIFIPRDQLPDVLETISEWLPLSFAIDALQAVAADSESAEWILSKVLVIVAWIVGSIVLGSVTLRRRTP, encoded by the coding sequence ATGAACTTCGCGCGCACGTTCGCGACCGCAGGCCGGGTGCTCACCCAGATCCGCCACGATCCGCGCACGGTCGGGCTGCTGCTCGTCGTGCCCAGCCTGCTCATCGGGCTCGTCGCGTGGATCTTCACCGACACCGACGTCTTCGACGACATCGGGCCGGCGATGATCGCGCTGTTCCCGTTCATCGTGATGTTCCTCGTGACGAGCATCTCGACGCTCCGCGAGCGTCGCAGCGGAACGCTCGAGCGCCTGCTCTCGATGCCCATGGGCCGCGGCGACTTCCTGCTCGGCTACGCGCTCGCGTTCGGCCTGCTCGCGGTCGCGCAGACGGCGATCGCCGTCTCGTTCGCGGTCTGGGTCTGCGGGCTCGACATCTCGGGCTCGATCTGGCTGCTCTTCGCCGTCGCGGTCGCCGACGCCGTGCTCGGCACCGCGCTCGGCCTGCTCGCGAGCGCCTTCGCCCGAACCGAGTTCCAGGTCGTGCAGTTCATGCCGCTGCTCGTGCTGCCGCAGATCCTGCTCTGCGGCATCTTCATCCCGCGCGATCAGCTGCCCGACGTGCTCGAGACGATCAGCGAGTGGTTGCCACTGAGCTTCGCCATCGACGCGCTGCAGGCCGTCGCCGCCGACTCCGAGAGCGCCGAGTGGATCCTGTCGAAGGTGCTCGTCATCGTCGCCTGGATCGTCGGCTCCATCGTGCTCGGTTCGGTCACGCTGCGTCGACGGACGCCCTGA
- a CDS encoding ABC transporter ATP-binding protein codes for MTNSADAAAGAAVIVDDLHVRRGSSAVLDGLSLAVPSGAIVGLLGPSGSGKTTLMRSIVGVQVVQSGSIEVLGLAAGSAPLRRRVAYVTQQASVYDDLTVRQNLAYFRRVLGAPASDMDRVIERTDLGDVADRLVGSLSGGQRGRVSLAAALLGEPELLVLDEPTVGLDPVLRVQLWDLFRSLADGGATLLVSSHVMDEAKRCDRLLLMRDGELLADDTVEGLLAFTGTDDVETAFLRLIERGAPDLRSRATERPGPRHAADPGPLDPGPLDPDAPEAGSETAR; via the coding sequence ATGACCAACAGTGCGGATGCCGCGGCCGGCGCGGCCGTCATCGTCGACGACCTGCACGTGCGGCGCGGGTCGAGTGCCGTGCTCGACGGGCTGTCGCTCGCCGTGCCGTCGGGCGCGATCGTCGGGCTGCTCGGACCGAGCGGAAGCGGCAAGACGACGCTCATGCGCTCCATCGTCGGCGTGCAGGTCGTGCAGTCGGGGTCGATCGAGGTGCTCGGGCTGGCCGCGGGCAGTGCGCCGTTGCGCCGGCGCGTCGCCTACGTGACGCAGCAGGCGAGCGTCTACGACGACCTCACGGTGCGCCAGAACCTCGCCTACTTCCGCCGGGTGCTCGGGGCACCGGCATCCGACATGGATCGCGTCATCGAACGCACCGACCTCGGCGACGTCGCCGACCGGCTCGTCGGGTCGCTCTCTGGCGGGCAGCGTGGGCGCGTCTCACTCGCGGCCGCGTTGCTCGGCGAACCCGAGCTGCTCGTGCTCGACGAGCCGACCGTCGGGCTCGACCCGGTGCTGCGCGTGCAGCTCTGGGACCTGTTCCGCAGCCTCGCCGATGGTGGTGCCACCCTGCTCGTCTCGAGCCACGTGATGGACGAGGCCAAGCGCTGCGACCGGCTGTTGCTCATGCGCGACGGCGAACTGCTCGCCGACGACACCGTCGAGGGGCTGCTCGCGTTCACGGGCACCGACGACGTCGAGACCGCGTTCCTGCGGCTCATCGAGCGCGGCGCGCCCGACCTGCGATCGCGGGCGACCGAACGGCCTGGGCCGCGGCACGCCGCCGATCCCGGCCCGCTCGATCCCGGCCCGCTCGATCCCGACGCACCCGAGGCCGGATCGGAGACCGCCCGATGA